In a genomic window of Polycladomyces abyssicola:
- a CDS encoding four-carbon acid sugar kinase family protein, protein MRKLVVIADDITGGNATGVLLAKLGWKVLTVPDHQVSITGSLEGHDAVVWNAATRLLPAEEAGLRVRRMTELVLSHESRPLLAKRIDSTLRGSIGRETEAVLHMMPPETIAAVVPAFPESGRFTRGGELFVYGVPVHQTEAGRDPFTPVRTSRVVDWIQSQTSLPVGLLETGKYTIQTDLRRELDRLIALGHKLIVCDAESDEEIEKLAEVWAGLDIPVLPVDPGPFTAAYAAAKNAERKRILLVSGSLAETARKQLDYLEQSFPVGMMTVNVDRLTDGAQDYIAEVVHRVKELTEQFQVVGLRTDGAPTNRCDGHTVSQAVARLVMKLIHRYPFDGLYLSGGEVAFTTLQAMEVKGLQLMGEVLPLCVMAKLVGGPFQGMHIITKGGSVGDEAAILTSVKALLRQGGEIKWNRNDPYWALPSEIRRVSGRKSH, encoded by the coding sequence ATGCGGAAACTCGTGGTGATCGCGGATGACATCACCGGCGGCAATGCTACCGGCGTGCTGTTGGCCAAACTAGGGTGGAAGGTGTTGACTGTACCGGATCACCAAGTTTCCATCACTGGTTCGCTTGAAGGGCACGACGCCGTCGTGTGGAACGCGGCTACCCGATTGCTACCGGCGGAAGAGGCCGGATTGCGTGTACGCCGCATGACAGAACTGGTCCTCAGTCACGAAAGTCGTCCGCTCTTGGCCAAGCGGATCGACAGCACCCTGCGCGGTTCGATCGGCAGGGAGACGGAAGCTGTATTGCATATGATGCCGCCGGAGACGATCGCTGCCGTGGTCCCCGCATTTCCTGAATCCGGACGTTTTACCAGAGGAGGTGAACTTTTCGTTTACGGTGTGCCGGTACACCAAACCGAGGCCGGACGCGACCCGTTCACGCCGGTGAGGACATCCCGTGTGGTGGACTGGATCCAATCGCAGACATCTCTACCGGTGGGATTGCTGGAGACGGGAAAATACACCATCCAAACGGATTTGCGAAGGGAACTTGACCGTTTGATTGCACTCGGCCACAAGCTGATCGTCTGCGATGCCGAGTCGGATGAGGAAATCGAGAAGCTCGCCGAAGTATGGGCAGGGTTGGATATTCCGGTTCTGCCGGTGGACCCCGGTCCATTCACAGCAGCCTATGCTGCGGCCAAAAACGCGGAGAGAAAACGGATACTGCTCGTCTCCGGAAGTCTGGCGGAAACCGCGCGCAAACAATTGGACTATCTCGAGCAATCCTTTCCGGTCGGAATGATGACGGTAAACGTGGACCGATTGACGGACGGTGCCCAGGACTACATAGCGGAAGTGGTTCACCGTGTAAAAGAGCTGACGGAACAGTTCCAAGTCGTCGGGTTGCGAACCGACGGAGCGCCGACGAACCGGTGTGACGGACACACTGTATCCCAAGCGGTTGCCCGATTGGTGATGAAACTGATTCATCGTTATCCGTTTGACGGGCTGTATTTGTCCGGTGGAGAAGTGGCCTTCACAACTCTTCAAGCCATGGAGGTAAAAGGTTTGCAGTTGATGGGAGAGGTTCTTCCACTTTGTGTGATGGCCAAACTGGTCGGAGGTCCTTTTCAGGGCATGCATATCATCACCAAAGGGGGCTCCGTCGGGGATGAAGCGGCCATTTTGACAAGTGTGAAAGCGCTTTTACGACAGGGAGGAGAAATAAAATGGAACAGAAACGACCCATATTGGGCATTACCATCGGAGATCCGGCGGGTATCGGGCCGGAAATCACACTAA
- a CDS encoding DeoR/GlpR family DNA-binding transcription regulator, which yields MLSAERRQKIMQIIEQEGVVEINRLAEEFGVSTMTIRRDLDCLEAEQKIIRTHGGAMLRQDNLREHPFGWKDERNVAQKEAIARLAVTLIGEGQSIILDAGSTTLRLARELKRFQDLFLITNDIKIASEVVDTPGIRVLLTGGELKPQIYSLEGHFSLSMLSQLHVDTAFIGCDAFDAEKGAMSNSLSKVAIKQAMLNCARRRILLADASKCGQRALATFAEWDQFHAIVTDENLPVEFQEQCQQWGIEVLIAGNGGKVHAETRGDRG from the coding sequence ATGTTGTCCGCCGAACGCAGGCAGAAGATCATGCAGATCATCGAGCAGGAGGGCGTGGTGGAAATCAACCGTCTCGCCGAGGAATTCGGCGTTTCGACGATGACGATCCGCCGCGATCTCGATTGTCTGGAAGCTGAACAAAAGATTATTCGCACCCACGGCGGCGCCATGTTGCGTCAGGACAACCTGCGCGAACATCCTTTCGGTTGGAAGGATGAACGAAACGTGGCCCAGAAGGAGGCGATTGCCCGACTGGCTGTCACCCTGATCGGGGAAGGACAGAGCATCATTCTCGATGCGGGATCGACAACGTTGCGTCTGGCTCGGGAATTAAAGCGCTTTCAAGATTTGTTTCTCATCACCAACGATATCAAAATCGCTTCCGAGGTGGTGGATACACCGGGAATCCGAGTCTTGTTGACGGGTGGGGAACTGAAGCCGCAAATCTACAGTTTGGAAGGTCATTTCAGCTTGTCGATGTTGTCTCAGTTACATGTGGATACAGCGTTTATCGGTTGTGACGCGTTCGATGCGGAAAAGGGGGCGATGAGCAACAGTTTGTCCAAGGTGGCGATCAAACAGGCCATGCTGAATTGCGCCCGCCGACGCATCCTGCTGGCGGATGCGAGCAAGTGCGGTCAACGGGCTCTGGCTACTTTTGCTGAATGGGATCAATTCCATGCGATCGTCACTGATGAAAATCTTCCTGTGGAGTTTCAGGAACAGTGCCAACAGTGGGGAATCGAGGTTCTTATAGCCGGAAACGGGGGGAAAGTTCATGCGGAAACTCGTGGTGATCGCGGATGA
- a CDS encoding DeoR/GlpR family DNA-binding transcription regulator, protein MHLTQEERLLAILEHLKHHGKISIEQICERFGVSRDTARRDLVKLEEERLIVRVRGGAIRPTLTREAIRYEDRVHHEAKRAIGRTAATLIRDGDYVLFDASTTVKCAAEEIYVRDLVAVTNSIDIADALGKSDQATVYLLGGKLNPWHRNIVGTQTVEMLRQYRVDWVFLGACGLTEEGLTSSNPEEAFVKREMIRRADRTVVLADATKFGKTLFHSVCSWEDIDIIVTEQQPDDAFRNILEQHDVQILIATGGENG, encoded by the coding sequence ATGCATTTGACACAGGAAGAGCGGTTGTTGGCGATTCTGGAACACCTGAAACATCATGGGAAGATCAGTATTGAGCAAATCTGTGAACGATTCGGCGTATCGCGTGACACAGCCAGGCGCGATCTGGTCAAGTTGGAAGAAGAGCGCCTGATCGTCCGTGTACGGGGAGGCGCCATCCGCCCGACATTGACCCGTGAGGCTATTCGCTATGAAGACCGTGTCCATCATGAAGCCAAGCGGGCGATCGGTCGTACGGCTGCCACTTTGATCCGTGACGGTGATTATGTGTTGTTTGATGCGTCCACTACCGTAAAATGCGCAGCGGAAGAAATTTATGTCCGTGACTTGGTTGCCGTGACCAATTCGATCGATATTGCCGATGCACTGGGCAAAAGTGATCAAGCCACCGTCTATCTGCTAGGCGGAAAACTGAATCCCTGGCACCGAAACATCGTCGGTACGCAAACCGTGGAGATGCTTCGCCAATACCGGGTAGATTGGGTGTTTCTCGGCGCATGCGGATTGACGGAAGAGGGATTGACCAGTTCAAATCCGGAAGAAGCATTCGTCAAACGGGAAATGATCCGGCGTGCGGACCGAACCGTAGTGTTGGCGGACGCCACCAAGTTTGGTAAGACCCTGTTCCACTCCGTTTGTTCCTGGGAAGACATCGACATCATCGTGACGGAACAACAGCCGGACGATGCGTTTCGAAACATATTGGAACAACACGACGTACAAATTTTGATCGCAACGGGAGGAGAAAACGGATGA
- a CDS encoding oxidoreductase, producing the protein MTIRVGLIGYGLSGKVFHAPLIRQVKELELAAVVSSNPDKVLRDLPDVDVVSTTDQLLARQDIDLVVVATPNTLHHPYAKAAITAGKHVVVEKPFTITTEEADELIDLARKHRVLLSVYHNRRWDNDFLTVRRLIESECLGELALYEAHYDRYRPKVRDRWREHDIPGAGTLYDLGSHLIDQALVLFGPPRTVWADLAAQRTGAQTVDYFHLVLDYGRLKVVLHSGSLVRGEGPRFQIHGEKGSFIKYGLDPQEDQLKQGMVPGEPGYGIGQKEYDGELTVELGGLSVKGRVETLPGTYHAYYEGIAEAIRSEKPAPVTAEEARDVIKVIECAIRSHREKRVVSFE; encoded by the coding sequence ATGACCATTCGAGTAGGCTTAATCGGTTACGGTTTATCGGGCAAGGTGTTTCATGCCCCGTTGATCCGACAGGTAAAAGAGTTGGAGCTGGCTGCCGTCGTTTCCTCCAATCCGGACAAAGTACTGCGCGATCTTCCGGATGTGGACGTCGTTTCCACGACGGATCAGCTGTTAGCACGACAGGACATCGACTTAGTTGTGGTCGCCACCCCCAACACCCTCCATCATCCGTACGCCAAAGCAGCGATAACGGCAGGCAAACATGTGGTGGTGGAAAAGCCCTTTACCATTACCACGGAAGAGGCGGACGAACTGATCGATTTGGCACGAAAACACCGCGTTCTGCTCAGCGTGTACCATAACCGTCGCTGGGATAATGATTTCCTCACCGTACGGCGGTTAATCGAGTCGGAGTGCCTGGGAGAACTCGCTTTGTATGAGGCTCACTATGACCGTTATCGGCCGAAAGTGCGTGACCGCTGGCGTGAGCACGACATTCCGGGCGCGGGTACATTGTACGACCTCGGTTCCCACCTGATCGACCAAGCATTGGTTCTCTTCGGACCGCCACGAACCGTCTGGGCCGACTTGGCGGCGCAACGGACAGGTGCCCAAACTGTGGATTATTTCCACCTTGTGTTGGATTATGGACGTTTAAAGGTCGTTCTCCATTCCGGATCGCTGGTCAGAGGAGAAGGTCCGCGCTTTCAGATTCACGGGGAAAAAGGAAGTTTCATCAAATACGGACTGGACCCGCAGGAAGATCAGTTGAAACAGGGAATGGTCCCCGGGGAGCCGGGATATGGAATAGGTCAGAAAGAGTATGACGGGGAACTCACCGTGGAGCTTGGCGGGTTATCGGTAAAAGGACGGGTAGAAACCCTGCCGGGAACCTATCACGCGTATTATGAAGGGATCGCCGAGGCCATACGGTCGGAAAAACCGGCACCCGTCACCGCTGAGGAAGCCCGTGACGTGATCAAGGTAATAGAATGTGCCATAAGGAGCCATCGGGAGAAACGTGTTGTTTCGTTTGAATGA
- a CDS encoding helix-turn-helix domain-containing protein, whose product MTKGRLLKPNEVAEQLSVSLVTVKKWLREGRLKGVKVSRIWHVYESNLEEMIKEVQEESEEEQL is encoded by the coding sequence GTGACAAAAGGAAGGTTATTAAAACCAAATGAAGTTGCGGAACAATTGTCTGTTAGCCTCGTGACCGTCAAAAAGTGGCTTCGGGAGGGGCGTTTAAAAGGCGTTAAAGTTTCGAGAATTTGGCATGTTTATGAATCGAATTTGGAAGAAATGATCAAGGAAGTGCAAGAAGAATCAGAGGAGGAACAACTATGA
- a CDS encoding DUF4352 domain-containing protein: MKKLMIGCGSVFGLFLLVGACVTAIGGDGSGTNTTPVAQTGDPVDSTGNISEKKAAAKIGDVVNAGDLSYRVVSVESKKVIKDPMGGEYKPGAGQYLVVEVEVKNNGKEKITMDAALTKLKDQDGAEYEADPTADTWVNGTGGDALGFFLKPINPHATKTGKIVFDVPEKPVESFTFIGQGGFLSGETAAIKLSK; the protein is encoded by the coding sequence ATGAAAAAACTTATGATTGGTTGTGGTTCTGTTTTCGGTCTTTTCCTGTTGGTGGGTGCATGTGTGACCGCTATCGGTGGCGACGGATCGGGAACAAATACAACTCCGGTTGCGCAAACCGGTGATCCGGTTGACTCAACCGGAAACATAAGTGAAAAGAAAGCGGCGGCGAAAATTGGGGATGTCGTGAATGCGGGCGATCTTTCATACCGAGTCGTCAGCGTTGAGTCCAAAAAAGTAATCAAAGATCCAATGGGCGGTGAATACAAACCGGGCGCAGGCCAATACTTAGTCGTTGAAGTGGAAGTGAAAAACAACGGTAAGGAAAAAATCACGATGGATGCCGCATTGACTAAGTTGAAAGATCAAGACGGTGCGGAATATGAAGCTGATCCGACAGCGGATACATGGGTTAATGGAACGGGCGGTGATGCGCTCGGGTTCTTCCTCAAACCGATCAACCCACACGCTACGAAAACGGGAAAAATCGTGTTTGATGTACCGGAAAAACCCGTTGAGTCCTTTACCTTTATCGGCCAAGGCGGTTTCCTCTCCGGTGAAACGGCAGCAATCAAACTGAGTAAGTGA
- a CDS encoding L,D-transpeptidase, with protein MDRHASHCCIRLLNRDIKTLFPKVPLGTRVYIEGPILSLGEGLPKTLVRRDRGSLVLLDQNRRERLDTIMDQWMDFLKLAWKKL; from the coding sequence ATCGACCGTCACGCCAGCCACTGTTGTATTCGCTTACTGAATAGGGATATCAAGACGCTGTTTCCTAAAGTTCCTCTGGGAACCCGGGTATACATTGAAGGTCCTATTCTGAGTCTGGGTGAGGGGCTTCCGAAAACACTGGTTCGTAGAGATCGAGGATCATTGGTCCTCTTGGATCAAAACCGCCGCGAGCGGCTGGATACTATCATGGACCAATGGATGGATTTTTTGAAGCTGGCTTGGAAGAAGCTATGA
- a CDS encoding peptidoglycan-binding domain-containing protein yields MGPLGSKPPRAAGYYHGPMDGFFEAGLEEAMKRYQRDHRLKVTAQIRLVEYLQLGFSEVDQLVSWPPRIYFKDCSLI; encoded by the coding sequence ATTGGTCCTCTTGGATCAAAACCGCCGCGAGCGGCTGGATACTATCATGGACCAATGGATGGATTTTTTGAAGCTGGCTTGGAAGAAGCTATGAAGAGATATCAAAGAGATCACCGTCTTAAGGTAACGGCCCAGATTCGATTAGTTGAATACCTGCAATTGGGATTCTCGGAAGTTGACCAGCTAGTCAGTTGGCCACCGCGTATCTATTTCAAAGATTGTTCATTGATATAG
- a CDS encoding cyclase family protein: protein MEKLRTQKIADHIDQAWEIINLYMYHLKKTETLQKATPHSAAVVIRTMWDKIHKKRKLDLKEQENEIRRRELERKERGLSDEAVEKVVDQFVRALGVDPSDVWEGIENERPPEETAEETK, encoded by the coding sequence TTGGAAAAACTTCGAACCCAAAAAATAGCCGATCACATCGATCAGGCCTGGGAGATCATCAATCTATACATGTATCATCTGAAGAAAACGGAAACGCTGCAAAAGGCCACACCACATTCCGCTGCCGTGGTCATCAGGACCATGTGGGACAAGATCCATAAGAAGCGTAAACTTGATCTGAAGGAACAGGAGAACGAGATCAGGCGGCGTGAATTGGAGCGCAAGGAACGGGGATTGTCGGACGAAGCGGTCGAGAAGGTGGTCGATCAGTTTGTCCGTGCTTTGGGCGTTGATCCATCCGATGTGTGGGAGGGAATCGAGAACGAGCGGCCACCGGAGGAAACAGCAGAAGAAACTAAGTAA
- a CDS encoding helix-turn-helix domain-containing protein: MGKRGKKIDDKTREEIRAYYAACGSKKETARKFGVSPSTVKRVRR; the protein is encoded by the coding sequence ATGGGTAAACGCGGGAAGAAAATCGACGATAAAACCCGTGAGGAAATCAGGGCCTATTATGCAGCGTGTGGGAGTAAAAAGGAGACGGCACGGAAATTTGGGGTATCTCCTTCCACGGTAAAGAGGGTGAGGAGATAG